The following DNA comes from Deltaproteobacteria bacterium.
CCGCCGCCCTGGCAGCTGCCGCCCTGGCAGCTGTCGCTCACCGTGCAGAAGAGGCCGTCGTCGCAGCCGGTGCCGTCCGCCACCGGAGCGGGCACGCAGCTCCCGGCGGCCTCGTCGCAGGCGCCCTCGTTGCAGGCGTCGTCGAGGCCGCTGCAGTCCCGGCCGCCGCCCCCCTGGCAGCTCCCCGCCTGGCAGCTGTCGCCGACCGTGCAGTAGAGCCCGTCCTCACAGAGGGTGCCGTCGGTGACCGGCGTCCCGGTGCAGGCGCGGGAGGCCTCGTCGCAGGTGCCGGTGCGGCAGGAGCCGCCCGCCGCGCTGCAGTCCCGGCCGCCGCCCCCCTGGCAGCTCCCCGCCTGGCAGCGCTCGCCCACGGTGCAGTAGAGCCCGTCCTCGCAGGGGGTGTCGTCGGGCCGGGGGGTGGCGACGCAGGCGCCGGCGCCGCCGTTCGCCGCCGGATCGCAGACCCCGAGGTTGCAGGCGTCGCCCGCGCCGCTGCAGTCGCGGGAGGGCCCCCCGGTGCAGACGCCGGCCTGGCAGCGGTCGGCGGTGGTGCAGAAGGCGCCGTCGTCGCAGGCGGTGCCGTTGGCCAGCGGCCGCGGCTCGCAGGCGCCGCTCGTCGGGTTGCAGACCCCGCTGTTGCAGGCGTCGGCCGCCCCGCTGCAGTCCTTCGGGCCGCCGCTCCCGCAGACCCCGGCCGCACAGGTGGTCGCCACCGTGCAGGGATCGCCGTCGTCGCAGGTGAGCCCCTCGAGGATCGGCACCGCAACGCAGGCGCCGGTGGCCGCGTCGCACTGACCCACCGTGCAGGGGCCGTCGAGGGCCGAGCAGTCCGGGGCGTCCCCGGGCTGGCAGGCGCCGGCCTGGCAGACATCGCCCGCGGTGCAGGCCTGGCCGTCGCTGCAGGGGGTGTCGTCGGCGAGGGGCAGGGCGACGCAGGCGTCGGCCGCGGCGTCGCAGACGCCGAGGTTGCAGCCGTTGCCGAGGGCCGAGCAGTCGGGGCTGCCCGCGCCGAGGCAGGCGCCGGCCTGGCAGAGATCCACCGCCGTGCAGAAGACCCCGTCGTCGCAGGGCGTGCCGTCGGTGCGGGGCCGCGGCTCGCAGGCGCCGCTCGCCGGGTTGCAGACCCCGCGGTTGCAGGCGTCCGCGGCGCCGGAGCAGTCCACCGGGCTGCCCCCGCCGCAGACCCCGGCGCTGCAGGTGGTCGTGAGGGTGCAGGCGTTGCCGTCGTCGCAGGCCGTGCCGTCGGCGAGGGCCTGCGCCCGGCACTGCCCGGTGGCCCCCTCGCAGACCCCCACGGTGCAGGGGCCGTCGAGGGAGGCGCAGTCGACGGGGGTGCCCGCCACGCAGGCGCCCGCCTGGCAGAGCTCGGTGCCGTTGCAGCGATCGGCGTCCTCGCACTGGGGCGAGGTCTCCTCGTCGGTGTCACCGTCGCAGTCGTCGTCGATCCCGTTGCAGCTCTCGATGGCGGCGGGGTTCACCTCCGGCGCCTGATCGTCGCAGTCCCCGGCGCAGCTGCGGTGGCCGTCGCCGTCGGCGTCGAAGCCCTCGTCGGTCGCGCCGTCGCAGTCGTCGTCGAGCGCGTTGCAGACCTCGGTCTGCGGGCCCACGTCGCCCACGCACTTGCCGCTCCACTGTCCCTGATCGCAGACCTCGCTGCCGAGGCGGCAGAGGCCGACCTTCGAGGAGCCGCAGGTGCGCAGGGCCCCGTCGAGGCAGACCGCGCCCTCGCGGTCCGGGGGCGGCAGGGCGTCGGCGATCACCACGCACTCGCCGCTGCCGGGGGCGCAGCGCTCGTCGTCGGCGCAGTCGGTGTCGGCGACGCAGCCGGTGGGCACGCCGCCGTCGGGCGGGCGGTAGGCCTCGCAGATCCCCGTGGCGCAGACCTGGCCGAAGGGGCAGTCGCCGTCGGCCACGCAGGCGATGGGGCCGGCGTCACCCGCGTCGGCGCCCGCGTCCAGCCCACCCCCGCCGTCGACCACGGCGGAGGGAGGGTTGCAGCTGCACCCACCGAGGGTGAGCGCCGCGGTGAGCACGGCGACGGCGATGACGACGAACGGACTGGAGTTGCGACCCGACAACGTTCCCCCGAGAAGGCTCCCCACCCGGGAGGAGCCCGGGCTCGGAAGGCGCGCATTCTAGAGGTCGCGGTGCACCTGTCCAGGGGCCGCGATCGAGAGATCGATTGACGTCTGAGTTCTGGACGGTAGACTCCGCCCTTCTTTCGGCGGGGTCCGCGCTCCCGAACGGGGTGCGTGGTCGTTCAGACGCCGAGCAGACCGGGGAGCGCTGGCTTGATGCGGAGGTTCGGGCTCGGGTTGATGATGGCCCTCGTCGTGGCGGCGAGCGGCTGCGCGGCAGGAGAGACCCTCGACGGCGTCACCCGCCTCCTCGAGGTCGAGCCGGGATCGCTCGACTTCCCCGCGACGGCGGTGGGCGGCCAGCACGTGGCCGGCCTGAAGCTGCGCTCGGTGGGCAGCGGCACCCTCGAGCTCACCTCCCTGCGGATCGAGGGCGCCGAGACCTTCGTCCTCTTGCCCCTCGCCGGGGACGAGCTCCCCCTGCCCCTCGAGAGCGGCCGGGAGCTCGAGCTGCGCGTCGCCTTCGTGCCGGTGGCCGAGGAGACGAGCGAGGCGGTGCTCCTCCTCGAGACCGACGCGAGCGGCGAGCCGCTGAAGGTGTCCCTGCGCGGCCTCGGCCGGAGCCCGCTGCTGGAGCTCTGCGAGGCGATCCCCGAGGTCGAGACGCCCCGCTGCTTCGCCCCCGGGGAGACCCCCACCCTCGACTTCGGAGAGGTGATCCGGGGCCGCACCGCGGTGCGAGACCTCTTGGTGAGGAACCTCGGCGCCGCCGAGCTCCTGATCTTCGACGAGAAGACCGGCCTCTCCCCCGAGGCCGAGGCCGCGGGCTTCGAGAGCCGGGTGAGCCTCGCGGGCGGCGCCCTGCCGCCGGGCGCCTCGGTGCTGCTGCCCCTCACCTTCAGCGGGCGCGAGCAGGGCGAGGCCGCCGGGGAGCTCATCCTCTTCACCAACGACCTGGAGGTGCCGCTGGCCCGGGTCGAGCTGCGCGGCCTGGCGCCGGTCAACGCGACGCCGCAGGCCTGCGCCGCGATCGCCGGGATCGAGCACCTCGACGGCAGCGCGGCGCTGGCCAGCGACGGCGCCCTCCCCGCCCCTCGGCCGGGGGATCGCCTCTTCCTCACCGCCCACCCGGGCGCCGGCTGCTCCCGGGACGCCGAGGACGGCGAGGTGCTCTCCTACCAGTGGCGCCTGCTCTCGCGGCCGACCACCTCGGCGGCGGTCCTGGAGAACGACCTGGCCGGGCCCGCGCCCGGCACCTCGAGCGCCGCCCCCTGGCTGCAGGTCGACGCGGTGGGGAGCTACCAGATCGAGCTGGTGGTCCTCGACGGCCTGGGCGACGCCTCGGCCCCCGCGCTCCTCGAGCTCCAGGCGCTCCCCGCCGACGACCTGGTCGTCGAGCTCGCCTGGTCCGCGCCGGTGGATCTCGACGCCCACCTGATCGCCCCCGGGGGGACGCCCTTCTGCGCGCCCCTCGACTGCTTCTGGGACACCTGCCTCCCGGCGGCCGACGGCAGCTCCGGCCTGGACTGGGGTGAGGACCTCGACGGCGACGGCCGGATCGAGGCCGACGGCGACCCCGCCACCGACCCGCTCCTCGGCCTCGACGACGACGGCCA
Coding sequences within:
- a CDS encoding MopE-related protein codes for the protein MSGRNSSPFVVIAVAVLTAALTLGGCSCNPPSAVVDGGGGLDAGADAGDAGPIACVADGDCPFGQVCATGICEAYRPPDGGVPTGCVADTDCADDERCAPGSGECVVIADALPPPDREGAVCLDGALRTCGSSKVGLCRLGSEVCDQGQWSGKCVGDVGPQTEVCNALDDDCDGATDEGFDADGDGHRSCAGDCDDQAPEVNPAAIESCNGIDDDCDGDTDEETSPQCEDADRCNGTELCQAGACVAGTPVDCASLDGPCTVGVCEGATGQCRAQALADGTACDDGNACTLTTTCSAGVCGGGSPVDCSGAADACNRGVCNPASGACEPRPRTDGTPCDDGVFCTAVDLCQAGACLGAGSPDCSALGNGCNLGVCDAAADACVALPLADDTPCSDGQACTAGDVCQAGACQPGDAPDCSALDGPCTVGQCDAATGACVAVPILEGLTCDDGDPCTVATTCAAGVCGSGGPKDCSGAADACNSGVCNPTSGACEPRPLANGTACDDGAFCTTADRCQAGVCTGGPSRDCSGAGDACNLGVCDPAANGGAGACVATPRPDDTPCEDGLYCTVGERCQAGSCQGGGGRDCSAAGGSCRTGTCDEASRACTGTPVTDGTLCEDGLYCTVGDSCQAGSCQGGGGRDCSGLDDACNEGACDEAAGSCVPAPVADGTGCDDGLFCTVSDSCQGGSCQGGGARDCAGQEDACNVGVCDEAGGACSAAPVADGTPCQDGLFCTTGDACQSGSCQPGAARDCSALTDACNAGVCDEAAGSCVADPVADGSACDDGLYCTVSDSCQAGACQGGQARDCGGLDDACNLGLCDEAAGACARSARADGTACDDGRYCTVGDSCAAGVCGGAARDCSGLDGLCLEGSCDEVSGLCVAQPLTDGTACDDGLYCTVGDSCSAGACGGAARDCSGLSDACNAGVCSEGSQACEASALSDGTACDDGLYCTVGDACTAGACGGAARDCSALDGACRVGFCRENRNRCEGQELANGTFCDDGLYCTVGEACDRGSCTGGAARDCSGLGDACNASTCDEAGDACALGQEPDGTLCDDGLYCSAADTCSGGSCGGVARDCSGVTGGDACYDGVCDEALTSCVAVDNGTCQGCGAAGAPVAAAGPDQSHVPNTVIQLDGSASSDPGGQALTYSWTLTTPSGSSATLSDPTAPDPTFLGDVGDTFTACLTVTDPEGCSDTDCVDIVITPLVRLFIELTWDTDTTDVDLHYRAPGGTFFDSSYTGAACGWDEGSDCHYSEKNPDWGLGGQGVPDGDCTNDPLLDVDDTNGFGPENINHDVLWDGAGDFRVGVHYYRSGSVGATTARVRIYVDGVMVFEAFQSLACDDLWEAADVTVSGGGTTVTVTGLSRPIKAANEGSCL